TGCGGGCGTCACGGCGCACATCCAGCGCATCGGGGTTCTCAAATGCCTCGGGGTCGCGGTTGGCCGAGGCGTACATCAACAACACCTGGTCGCCCTCTTTGAGAGTCTTGCCATGCAGCTCGTGGGTGGCCGTCACCGTGCGGCGCATGTTCAAGATGGGCGACACGTAGCGGATGAACTCCTCCACTGCGGTCTCGCCGATCACCTCGGGCTCGTCGATGAGGATCTGGCGCTGGTCGGGACTCTCCACCAGCGCCAAACACGTCGTGCCGATCACCGTACGGGTGGTCTCCGCTCCGCCGTCTAGCACCAGGAGAACCTCGTGCATTATGTCGTCGTCGCTCAGCGGCTGGCCGTCCAACTCTTTGTGGCACCACATGGAGATGAGGTCGTCTTGGGGATCGGCTTTGCGCTTCTGCACCAGCTCGTAGGTGGTGCCGGCCCACTCCTCGATGGCCCGGTCTCCCTGCACGGTGTGATAGCCCGGGCCGCCGCCTCCCTGCATGGTGGCCTCTGACCAGTGCATGACCCGGGGCCACATTTCGGTGGGATAGCCCAGCTGCTTGCCGATCATGTAGGCCGGCAGCGGGGCGGCCAGGTCGTACACCACATCGCACCATCCCCGGGGCGCCACCCGATCGATCAGCTCGGTGACCACCGCCCGGATCTTGTCCTCCTGCCTGCGAACCGCTCGGGGGGTGAACTCCCGGGCCACCAGCATCCGCTGACGCTGGTGGTCGGGGTCGTCCATGTTGATCATGGAGTCGGACATCTCGATCTTGGGCCGGCTGCCCGAGGCCGAGCTATAGAGGTCGGTGTTCTTCTCTACCGCCAACAGGTCGGCGTGGCGGGACACGCCCCAGATCTCGTTCTTCTCGTCCCAGTACACTGGGTCGTTTTCCCGCAGCCAGGCATAGACCGAGAAAGGGTCTTGGGCGTACATGTACCCGTCCAATAGATCAACGGGCTGGGTCAC
This genomic interval from bacterium contains the following:
- a CDS encoding cytochrome P450 — its product is MATAEVTQPVDLLDGYMYAQDPFSVYAWLRENDPVYWDEKNEIWGVSRHADLLAVEKNTDLYSSASGSRPKIEMSDSMINMDDPDHQRQRMLVAREFTPRAVRRQEDKIRAVVTELIDRVAPRGWCDVVYDLAAPLPAYMIGKQLGYPTEMWPRVMHWSEATMQGGGGPGYHTVQGDRAIEEWAGTTYELVQKRKADPQDDLISMWCHKELDGQPLSDDDIMHEVLLVLDGGAETTRTVIGTTCLALVESPDQRQILIDEPEVIGETAVEEFIRYVSPILNMRRTVTATHELHGKTLKEGDQVLLMYASANRDPEAFENPDALDVRRDARNHLSFGFGTHFCLGASLARLQLKVMFEEVTRRLPDMRLEPFYAPRYRPGAFTRGLEGLNVEFAQSEPEGDGALGMFPITVQ